In one window of Thermus aquaticus DNA:
- a CDS encoding septum site-determining protein MinC, producing the protein MRLRATPKALALRLDGHETPEDLKRLALPEGLPLEVEVAGPVSGEVLEALLALDRPLTLVPPRGHRPTGTLVVPKTLRAGKRVEHPGTVVVLGDVNPGAEVVAGGDVIVVGKLRGLAHAGAAGDEGRFIFALELAAKQVRIGPHLAQAPEGEKARGPELVRAEEGRIVVEPWPKR; encoded by the coding sequence ATGCGGCTTCGCGCCACCCCCAAGGCCCTGGCCCTTCGCCTGGACGGCCACGAAACCCCCGAGGACCTCAAGCGCCTCGCCCTCCCCGAGGGCCTGCCCCTGGAGGTGGAGGTGGCGGGGCCCGTGAGCGGGGAGGTCCTCGAGGCCCTCCTCGCCCTGGACCGCCCCCTGACCCTGGTCCCCCCCAGAGGCCATAGGCCCACCGGGACCCTGGTGGTCCCCAAGACCCTGCGGGCCGGGAAACGCGTGGAGCACCCGGGGACGGTGGTGGTCCTGGGGGACGTGAACCCCGGGGCCGAGGTGGTGGCGGGCGGGGACGTGATCGTGGTGGGGAAGCTCCGGGGCCTGGCCCACGCCGGGGCGGCGGGGGACGAGGGGCGCTTCATCTTCGCCCTGGAGCTGGCCGCCAAGCAGGTGCGCATCGGCCCCCACCTGGCCCAGGCCCCCGAAGGCGAGAAGGCCCGGGGGCCGGAGCTGGTGCGGGCGGAAGAGGGGCGGATCGTGGTGGAGCCCTGGCCTAAAAGGTGA
- the plsY gene encoding glycerol-3-phosphate 1-O-acyltransferase PlsY, with translation MGALLVLLLAYLFGSIPAGVLVARTYGVDIRKVGSGNIGATNVLRALGWGPALVVAFFDVFKGGIAVLIARALGLADWLLGGVALMAVLGHNYSVFLGFKGGKGVATSFGTLLFLDPFLALWTFPIGVSVMLITRYVSAGSLAGGVAAFVLSLALSRPPWEVATVFLMAALIFWTHRENLKRLQEGTERRLGERVEVR, from the coding sequence ATGGGGGCGCTCCTGGTATTGCTCCTGGCCTACCTTTTCGGATCTATCCCCGCTGGGGTCCTGGTGGCCAGGACCTACGGCGTGGACATCCGCAAGGTGGGCTCGGGGAACATCGGGGCCACCAACGTCCTCCGGGCGCTTGGGTGGGGACCCGCTTTGGTGGTGGCCTTCTTTGACGTCTTCAAGGGGGGCATCGCCGTGCTCATTGCCCGGGCCCTGGGGCTAGCGGACTGGCTTCTAGGCGGCGTGGCCCTCATGGCGGTCCTGGGGCATAACTACTCGGTTTTCCTGGGCTTCAAGGGGGGAAAGGGGGTGGCCACCAGCTTCGGCACCCTCCTCTTCCTGGACCCATTCCTGGCCCTCTGGACCTTCCCCATCGGGGTCAGCGTGATGCTCATCACCCGCTATGTGTCGGCGGGGAGCCTGGCCGGGGGGGTGGCCGCCTTCGTCCTCTCCCTGGCCCTGAGCCGGCCCCCTTGGGAGGTGGCCACGGTCTTCCTCATGGCGGCCCTCATCTTCTGGACCCATCGGGAAAACCTCAAGCGCCTCCAGGAGGGGACGGAAAGGCGCTTGGGGGAGCGGGTGGAGGTGCGCTAG
- a CDS encoding nucleotidyltransferase family protein, which produces MRKEEVLALLRSRWPELCALGVEELYLFGSVARGEATSGSDVDLLVVFASPPGFEGYWRVKEFLESVLGKPVDLVMKGALKPWAAPQVLREAVRVA; this is translated from the coding sequence GTGCGGAAGGAGGAGGTCTTGGCCCTGCTTCGCTCCCGCTGGCCCGAGCTTTGCGCCTTAGGGGTGGAGGAACTTTACCTCTTTGGCTCGGTAGCCCGGGGTGAGGCCACATCCGGGAGCGACGTGGACCTTCTGGTGGTGTTTGCTTCTCCCCCCGGTTTTGAGGGCTACTGGCGGGTAAAGGAGTTTTTGGAATCCGTTCTGGGAAAACCCGTGGACTTGGTGATGAAGGGGGCTTTGAAGCCATGGGCGGCTCCTCAGGTGTTGAGGGAGGCCGTTCGTGTCGCGTAG
- a CDS encoding Uma2 family endonuclease, translated as MVRPYRFRLEEFFRLPLPERGVELLKGEIYQMAPIGPRHAYTVNRWNRVLQEAFPQLLVQVQGPLVLPPDTYLEPDLLLLKPADYSRRLPEPEDAYLAVEVAESSLDYDLNKKLPLYAQGGVPEVWVQDLLGGRLLLFRTPEGDHYREQIWVKPGERVAPLAFPEVPLEVPW; from the coding sequence ATGGTCCGGCCCTACCGCTTCCGCCTGGAGGAGTTCTTCCGCCTTCCCCTGCCGGAGCGGGGGGTGGAGCTCCTGAAAGGGGAGATCTACCAGATGGCCCCGATAGGTCCCCGCCACGCCTACACCGTGAACCGCTGGAACCGGGTTTTGCAGGAAGCGTTTCCCCAACTTCTCGTTCAGGTGCAGGGCCCCCTGGTTTTGCCGCCCGACACCTACCTGGAGCCCGATCTTCTCCTCCTCAAACCGGCAGATTACAGCCGTCGTCTTCCCGAGCCTGAAGACGCCTATCTGGCCGTGGAGGTGGCCGAGTCCAGCCTGGACTATGACCTAAACAAAAAGCTTCCCCTCTACGCCCAAGGCGGTGTGCCCGAGGTCTGGGTCCAGGACCTTCTGGGCGGGCGGCTTCTCCTTTTCCGCACCCCTGAGGGGGACCACTACCGGGAGCAGATCTGGGTCAAGCCCGGGGAGCGGGTGGCTCCCCTGGCCTTTCCCGAGGTCCCTTTGGAGGTGCCGTGGTAA
- the argF gene encoding ornithine carbamoyltransferase, whose product MGGETLTLPKDLLDFSGYTKEALKRLLDLAEALKRERYRGEDLKGKSLALLFEKPSLRTRTTLEVAMVHLGGHALYLDQKQVGIGEREPVRDIAKNLERFVEGIAARVYRHRTVEELARHARIPVINALSDRAHPLQALADLLTLKEAFGGLEGLEVAWVGDGNNVLASLLEVAPLVGLKVRVATPRGYEPEAALLARAGAFLTHDPKEAVLGAHALYTDVWTSMGQEAEREKRLRDFQGFQANGPLLDLLHPEGIFLHCLPAHYGEETTEEAVFGPRSRVFDQAENRLHTAKAVLLTLLK is encoded by the coding sequence ATGGGGGGAGAGACCCTGACCTTACCCAAGGACCTTTTGGACTTCTCCGGCTACACCAAGGAGGCGCTAAAGCGCCTTCTGGACCTGGCGGAGGCCCTCAAGCGGGAGCGCTACCGGGGGGAGGACCTGAAGGGGAAGTCCCTGGCCCTCCTCTTTGAGAAGCCCTCCCTGCGCACCCGGACCACCCTCGAGGTGGCCATGGTCCACCTGGGGGGGCACGCCCTTTACCTGGACCAGAAGCAGGTGGGCATCGGCGAGCGGGAGCCCGTGCGGGACATCGCCAAGAACCTGGAGCGCTTCGTGGAGGGCATCGCCGCCCGCGTCTACCGGCACCGCACGGTGGAGGAGCTGGCCCGCCACGCCCGGATTCCCGTCATCAACGCCCTTTCCGACAGGGCCCATCCCCTGCAGGCCCTGGCTGACCTCCTCACCCTGAAGGAGGCCTTTGGGGGGCTGGAGGGCCTCGAGGTGGCCTGGGTGGGGGACGGCAACAACGTCCTGGCCTCCCTCCTGGAGGTGGCCCCCCTGGTGGGCCTGAAGGTGCGGGTGGCCACCCCCAGGGGCTATGAGCCCGAGGCGGCGCTTCTGGCCCGGGCCGGGGCCTTCCTCACCCACGACCCCAAGGAGGCCGTCCTGGGGGCCCACGCCCTTTACACCGACGTCTGGACCAGCATGGGCCAGGAGGCGGAGCGGGAAAAGCGCCTGAGGGACTTTCAGGGCTTCCAGGCCAATGGGCCCCTTCTGGACCTCCTCCACCCCGAGGGTATCTTCCTCCACTGCCTTCCCGCCCACTACGGGGAGGAGACCACGGAGGAGGCGGTCTTTGGACCCCGGAGCCGGGTCTTTGACCAGGCGGAAAACCGCCTCCACACCGCCAAGGCCGTCCTCCTCACCCTGCTAAAGTAG
- the argC gene encoding N-acetyl-gamma-glutamyl-phosphate reductase — protein sequence MGILGASGYGGAELIRLLKGHPEVELVGFSSRKHVGKPLEAAWPQLWDGALFAPQEEVLERAEVVFLALPNGLSMEIAPLALREGKRVVDLSGDFRLPPEVYGAWYGIPHKSPELYKEAVYGLPELHREEVRGARLVANPGCYVTAATLALAPLAAAGALKGGFLVGLSGVSGAGREGEGTFFAEVNENLKPYRAGGTHRHIPEMEANLGRVLAQGRWPRTHGPRAELRLSFTPHLVPMTRGILVTAEAEVEGHWDQARLEGLYLEFYQGEPFVRLLSDLPQTKATYASNRVDLRPLYEARTGRVLVFAALDNLVKGMAGQAVQNLNLMLGLPEDLALPKEGLWP from the coding sequence GTGGGCATCCTGGGGGCTTCGGGCTACGGGGGGGCGGAGCTCATCCGCCTCCTCAAGGGGCACCCGGAGGTGGAGCTCGTGGGCTTTTCTAGCCGCAAGCACGTGGGCAAGCCCCTGGAGGCGGCCTGGCCCCAGCTTTGGGACGGGGCCCTCTTCGCCCCCCAGGAAGAGGTCCTGGAGCGGGCGGAGGTGGTCTTCCTGGCCCTGCCCAACGGGCTTTCCATGGAGATCGCCCCCCTGGCCCTGAGGGAAGGCAAAAGGGTCGTGGACCTCTCCGGGGACTTCCGCCTTCCCCCCGAGGTCTACGGGGCCTGGTATGGCATTCCCCACAAAAGCCCCGAGCTTTATAAGGAGGCGGTCTACGGCCTGCCCGAGCTCCACCGGGAGGAGGTACGGGGGGCCAGGCTCGTGGCCAACCCGGGGTGCTACGTGACCGCCGCCACCCTGGCCCTGGCCCCCCTGGCGGCGGCGGGGGCCCTGAAGGGGGGCTTCCTGGTGGGCCTGAGCGGGGTCTCGGGGGCGGGGAGGGAAGGGGAGGGCACCTTCTTCGCCGAGGTCAACGAGAACCTGAAGCCCTACCGGGCGGGGGGAACCCACCGCCACATCCCCGAGATGGAGGCCAACCTGGGGAGGGTGCTGGCCCAGGGGCGCTGGCCCAGGACCCACGGCCCCAGGGCGGAGCTTCGCTTGAGCTTCACCCCCCACCTGGTGCCCATGACCCGGGGGATTCTCGTCACGGCGGAGGCGGAGGTGGAGGGGCACTGGGACCAGGCCCGCCTCGAGGGCCTCTACTTGGAGTTTTACCAGGGTGAGCCCTTCGTGCGCCTCCTTTCGGACCTGCCCCAGACAAAGGCCACCTACGCTTCCAACCGGGTGGACCTGAGGCCCCTTTACGAGGCCCGCACCGGGCGGGTCCTGGTCTTCGCCGCCTTGGACAACCTGGTGAAGGGCATGGCGGGCCAGGCGGTACAGAACCTGAACCTGATGCTGGGCCTCCCTGAGGACCTGGCCCTGCCCAAGGAGGGCCTATGGCCGTGA
- the argJ gene encoding bifunctional glutamate N-acetyltransferase/amino-acid acetyltransferase ArgJ: MAVNLPRGFRAGAVRAGIKPSGKPDLALLASGLPASWAYAATQNRAAAPSIHRGRALYAQGGPLRAVVVNAGNANCATGERGFRDDLLMAELAARRLGVPVEEVLTASTGVIGVPLPVEKIEASLPQIALTPTVEAFAEAILTTDLVVKVAEREVAGARIVGVAKGSGMIHPNMATMLAFLVTDAKVPQEALRASWRGVVDRTFNQVTVDGDTSTNDLALLMANGAYGEVPLGPFFEAVEEVARELARKIARDGEGATKLMTVRVQGAATEEEARRAARAVAASALWKSALYGNDPNWGRILAALGNSGARFDPLKVEIRLQGIPLYRGGALPFDRERASQAMRAEEVEVFADLGEGPYSAEAFGCDLTEGYVRINALYTT, from the coding sequence ATGGCCGTGAACCTTCCGAGAGGTTTTCGCGCGGGTGCGGTGCGGGCGGGCATCAAGCCCTCGGGCAAGCCGGATTTGGCCCTTCTGGCCTCGGGGCTTCCCGCCAGCTGGGCCTACGCCGCCACCCAGAACCGGGCCGCCGCCCCCTCTATCCACCGGGGGCGGGCCCTTTACGCCCAGGGAGGCCCCTTGCGGGCGGTGGTGGTCAACGCCGGGAACGCCAACTGCGCCACGGGGGAGCGGGGTTTTAGGGACGACCTCCTCATGGCTGAGCTGGCGGCCAGGAGGCTCGGGGTTCCGGTGGAAGAGGTCCTCACCGCCTCCACCGGGGTCATCGGCGTGCCCCTGCCGGTGGAGAAGATAGAGGCCTCGTTGCCCCAAATCGCCCTCACCCCCACGGTGGAGGCCTTCGCCGAGGCCATCCTGACCACGGACCTGGTGGTCAAGGTGGCCGAGAGGGAGGTGGCGGGGGCCAGGATCGTGGGCGTGGCCAAGGGGAGCGGCATGATCCACCCCAACATGGCCACCATGCTGGCCTTTCTGGTCACCGACGCCAAGGTACCCCAGGAGGCCCTGCGGGCCTCCTGGAGGGGGGTGGTGGACCGCACCTTCAACCAGGTGACCGTGGACGGGGACACCTCCACCAACGACCTGGCCCTGCTCATGGCCAACGGGGCCTACGGGGAGGTGCCCCTGGGGCCCTTCTTTGAGGCCGTGGAGGAGGTGGCCCGGGAGCTTGCCCGCAAGATCGCCCGGGACGGGGAGGGGGCCACCAAGCTCATGACCGTGCGGGTCCAGGGCGCGGCCACGGAGGAGGAGGCCCGGCGGGCGGCCAGGGCCGTGGCGGCCAGCGCCCTCTGGAAGAGCGCCCTCTACGGCAACGACCCCAACTGGGGCCGCATTCTGGCCGCCCTCGGCAACTCCGGGGCTCGGTTTGACCCCCTGAAGGTGGAGATCCGCCTGCAGGGGATCCCCCTCTACCGGGGCGGGGCCCTGCCCTTTGACCGGGAAAGGGCCAGCCAGGCCATGCGGGCCGAGGAGGTGGAGGTCTTCGCCGACCTGGGGGAGGGGCCCTATAGCGCCGAGGCCTTCGGGTGCGACCTCACCGAGGGCTACGTCAGGATCAACGCCCTTTACACCACGTGA
- a CDS encoding PilW family protein has translation MRRGGFTLVEILVALGIASLLLGVILSTTLGQRGLYALDQNRTAANQNLRAALDILVADLRQAGERLPLDFPAVEVRNGTELVLRRNLFDVVLSLCDRNGISGNQDNIPVADRNPPRNASTEYIEACRFRDEDGNGFDDRIDAWRNYRCGLDGDPACQTGNRREVVRVYIHDPSTGRGRGEWFDYDGEDRSGVHIHKGNRDRWQNSYGPLSRLYILEERRYFLSGTVLNLAENGGGGRGLVGDVVGLQIKARAGNSTYTDFPPPGVSWTSLEYVEVTVRSRLGNVERAPSTRAVPRNVFSH, from the coding sequence ATGAGGAGAGGAGGCTTTACGCTGGTGGAGATCCTGGTAGCCCTGGGCATCGCAAGCCTGCTTCTGGGAGTCATCCTCAGCACCACCCTGGGGCAGAGGGGGCTCTATGCGCTGGACCAGAACCGTACTGCGGCCAATCAAAACCTGCGGGCCGCGCTGGACATTCTGGTCGCCGACCTGCGCCAGGCGGGGGAAAGGCTGCCCCTGGACTTCCCGGCGGTGGAGGTAAGGAACGGCACAGAATTGGTGTTGCGGAGGAACCTCTTTGACGTTGTGTTGAGCCTATGCGACAGGAACGGTATAAGCGGCAACCAGGACAACATCCCGGTGGCCGATAGGAATCCTCCGCGGAACGCCTCCACGGAATACATCGAAGCTTGTCGGTTCCGCGATGAAGACGGAAACGGATTTGACGACCGGATAGACGCCTGGAGGAACTACCGTTGCGGCCTGGACGGGGATCCCGCCTGCCAGACAGGCAACCGCAGGGAGGTGGTCCGGGTTTACATCCACGACCCGAGCACGGGCAGAGGCAGAGGGGAGTGGTTTGATTACGACGGCGAAGACAGGTCCGGAGTGCATATCCATAAAGGCAACCGAGACCGCTGGCAGAACAGCTATGGTCCCCTGTCCAGGCTCTACATACTTGAGGAAAGGCGTTACTTCCTTTCGGGAACCGTCCTGAACCTGGCCGAGAACGGGGGAGGGGGCAGGGGTCTGGTCGGGGACGTGGTCGGCTTACAGATCAAGGCCAGAGCCGGGAACAGCACCTACACCGACTTCCCTCCCCCTGGGGTGAGCTGGACCTCTCTGGAGTACGTGGAGGTGACTGTGAGAAGCCGGTTAGGCAACGTGGAGCGGGCGCCGTCCACCCGGGCGGTCCCGCGAAACGTCTTCTCCCACTAG
- a CDS encoding penicillin-binding transpeptidase domain-containing protein — translation MKSRLYALMAFFLLAFGLLGLRAWQLQVLEHEKYALRSQGNYLKTERIPAPRGRILDRKGRVIAQDRLAVDLVYEGGEVAFKERLLPLLGLKELPKGPAVLKAGVPEHLLPTLAELVAGQKNLKLVERIERTYPNPISGPVLGYVLLANAEQVKRGYHPEEEVGQAGLEAALEPYLRGKAGVRAVEVNVRGERLRETILEEPTPGQDVVLTLDLDLQKAAEKALEEALEDINAGRRQMGLPPASRAKGAIVALDPTTGEVLAMASSPSFDPHLFARRPVPKEARALLEDRDLPLLNRAVQPYTPGSTFKLATGYALLEEGYVNPATTYRCSPYIVYGGQVRRNWATRDMGPMTVKEAIAWSCNTWYYQAVAQDPLGFVDRLAQRARLLGLGEATGLEVAEKTGLLPTRGWKREALKEPWYPGETLSVAIGQGPILATPAQIARMLATIANEGKKPRLHLVKRLGNFPVAPRLEPVPGQSWKVLKEGMRRTVTQGTARHVLGDFPVPTGGKTGTAETPGKRRGLEHAWYMGYGPAEPGTPYPPLVVVAFFENGGEGSRVALPAVKKVMAAYWKVPAP, via the coding sequence ATGAAAAGCCGCCTCTACGCCCTCATGGCCTTCTTCCTCCTGGCCTTCGGCCTCCTAGGCCTGAGGGCCTGGCAACTCCAGGTGCTGGAGCACGAGAAGTACGCCTTAAGGAGCCAGGGGAACTACCTGAAGACGGAGAGGATCCCCGCCCCCAGGGGCCGCATCCTGGACCGCAAGGGCCGGGTCATCGCCCAGGACCGCCTGGCGGTGGACCTGGTCTACGAGGGGGGGGAGGTGGCCTTCAAGGAGAGGCTTCTTCCCCTCCTGGGCCTCAAGGAGCTCCCCAAGGGCCCCGCCGTCCTCAAGGCGGGCGTCCCCGAGCACCTCCTGCCCACCCTGGCCGAGCTGGTGGCCGGCCAGAAGAACCTGAAGCTCGTGGAGCGCATTGAGCGCACCTACCCCAACCCCATCTCCGGTCCCGTCCTGGGCTACGTCCTCTTGGCCAACGCCGAGCAGGTGAAAAGGGGCTACCACCCGGAGGAGGAGGTGGGCCAGGCGGGCCTCGAGGCCGCCCTGGAGCCCTACCTGCGGGGCAAGGCGGGGGTGAGGGCGGTGGAGGTCAACGTCCGGGGGGAGCGCCTCCGGGAGACCATCCTGGAGGAGCCCACACCGGGGCAGGACGTGGTCCTCACCCTGGACCTGGACCTGCAGAAGGCGGCGGAAAAGGCCCTGGAGGAGGCTTTAGAGGACATCAACGCGGGCCGCCGCCAGATGGGCCTCCCCCCCGCCTCCCGGGCCAAGGGGGCCATCGTGGCCCTGGACCCCACCACGGGGGAGGTTTTGGCCATGGCCAGCTCCCCTTCCTTTGACCCCCATCTCTTCGCCCGAAGGCCCGTGCCCAAAGAGGCCAGGGCCCTTCTGGAAGACCGGGACCTGCCCCTCCTCAACCGGGCCGTCCAACCCTACACCCCGGGCTCCACCTTCAAGCTGGCCACGGGCTACGCCCTCCTGGAGGAGGGGTATGTGAACCCCGCGACCACTTACCGCTGTAGCCCCTACATCGTCTACGGGGGCCAGGTGCGGCGCAACTGGGCCACCCGGGACATGGGCCCCATGACGGTGAAGGAGGCCATCGCCTGGAGCTGCAACACCTGGTACTACCAGGCGGTGGCCCAGGACCCCTTGGGCTTCGTGGACCGGCTGGCGCAAAGGGCCCGCCTCCTGGGCCTGGGCGAGGCCACGGGCCTTGAGGTGGCGGAGAAAACGGGCCTCCTCCCCACAAGGGGCTGGAAGCGGGAGGCCCTAAAGGAGCCCTGGTACCCGGGGGAGACCCTTTCCGTGGCCATCGGCCAAGGCCCTATCCTCGCCACTCCCGCCCAGATCGCCCGGATGCTGGCCACCATCGCCAACGAGGGCAAAAAACCCCGCCTCCACCTGGTAAAGCGCCTGGGAAACTTTCCCGTGGCCCCTCGCCTGGAGCCCGTGCCGGGGCAGTCCTGGAAGGTCCTGAAGGAGGGCATGAGGAGGACGGTGACCCAGGGCACGGCCCGCCACGTCCTGGGGGACTTCCCCGTGCCCACGGGCGGCAAGACGGGGACGGCCGAGACCCCGGGCAAGCGCCGGGGCCTGGAGCACGCCTGGTACATGGGCTACGGCCCCGCGGAGCCCGGCACCCCTTACCCTCCCCTGGTGGTGGTGGCCTTTTTTGAAAACGGGGGGGAGGGAAGCCGGGTGGCCCTGCCGGCGGTCAAGAAGGTCATGGCCGCCTACTGGAAGGTGCCCGCCCCTTAG
- a CDS encoding DUF420 domain-containing protein, with protein MKDLLSLLAVWSIVLSGLALLVGLFLIRRGDRVNHPRAMLTATALAALFLVFYLTKWALYGTTAYGGPEAWKGVYYFILITHTLLAALNGPLALYVIWRAFRKEFPLHKRWARVLVPIWLYVALTGWIIYLVLKRYGVETGTITF; from the coding sequence ATGAAAGACCTTCTGAGCCTCTTGGCGGTCTGGTCCATCGTCCTTTCCGGCCTCGCCCTACTGGTGGGGCTTTTCCTCATCCGGCGCGGGGACAGGGTAAACCACCCCCGGGCCATGCTGACGGCCACGGCCCTGGCGGCCCTCTTCCTGGTCTTTTACCTGACCAAGTGGGCCCTTTACGGCACCACGGCCTACGGAGGCCCCGAGGCCTGGAAGGGGGTCTACTACTTCATCCTGATCACCCACACCCTCTTGGCGGCCCTGAACGGCCCCTTGGCTCTTTACGTCATCTGGCGGGCGTTCAGAAAGGAGTTCCCTCTTCACAAGCGCTGGGCCCGGGTCTTGGTGCCCATCTGGCTCTACGTGGCCCTGACGGGCTGGATTATCTACCTGGTTCTGAAGCGCTACGGGGTGGAGACGGGGACCATCACCTTTTAG
- the bshB1 gene encoding bacillithiol biosynthesis deacetylase BshB1 — MLDLLVLAPHPDDGELGCGGTLARAKAEGLSTGILDLTRGEMGTKGTPEEREKEVAEASRILGLDFRGNLGLPDGGLADIPEQRLLLAGALRRLRPRIVLAPLEADRHPDHTAAARLAVAAVHLAALPKAPLEGRPHRVERLFFYPGNHPFTPSFLVKISAFIDQWERAVLAYRSQFSGEAASETVGPKGVEARKAMRRYFGNYLGVDYAEPFISPLPILHVPWARS; from the coding sequence ATGCTTGACCTCCTGGTCCTCGCTCCCCACCCCGATGACGGAGAGCTGGGGTGTGGGGGGACGCTGGCCCGGGCCAAGGCGGAGGGGCTTTCCACGGGGATTCTGGACCTGACCCGGGGGGAGATGGGCACCAAGGGCACCCCGGAGGAGAGGGAAAAGGAGGTGGCCGAGGCGAGCCGGATCTTGGGCCTGGATTTTCGGGGAAACCTCGGGCTTCCCGACGGGGGGCTTGCCGACATCCCCGAGCAGAGGCTCCTTCTGGCGGGGGCCCTGAGGCGGCTCAGGCCCCGGATCGTCCTTGCCCCCCTCGAGGCCGACCGCCACCCCGACCACACCGCCGCCGCCCGCCTGGCCGTGGCCGCGGTCCACCTGGCCGCCCTCCCCAAGGCTCCCCTGGAGGGTAGGCCCCACCGGGTGGAGAGGCTTTTCTTCTACCCCGGCAACCACCCCTTCACCCCCAGCTTCCTGGTGAAGATCTCCGCCTTCATAGACCAGTGGGAGCGGGCGGTCTTGGCCTATAGGAGCCAGTTTTCCGGGGAGGCCGCGAGCGAGACCGTGGGGCCCAAGGGGGTGGAGGCCCGCAAAGCCATGCGGCGCTACTTCGGGAACTACCTGGGGGTGGACTACGCCGAGCCCTTCATAAGCCCCCTTCCCATCCTCCACGTGCCCTGGGCCCGCTCCTAG
- the mreC gene encoding rod shape-determining protein MreC gives MREVALRRAIFLLLLLLGLGLSALTRPMAPRLALTLSPLTAPLPALGFRLGQNLKASWSALLNRQDLYAENQALKEKLALLEGENRRLALEVARLERALAVRKTQAPGLIAVAPVIGEDLSGLYRRLLLGMGERDGLRVGMPVTAPQGLVGLIVEVEERRALVRTLVDPESLIGVRPEKGLGRGIARGAPPDRLLAEFPPSVRVAPGDLLVTGAPLGLFPDGIPVGRVERVEKALGGLKLRAWVRPLVDLSLLEEVMVLRPL, from the coding sequence GTGAGGGAGGTGGCCCTCCGCCGGGCGATCTTCCTCCTTCTCCTCCTCCTGGGGCTTGGGCTTTCCGCCCTCACCCGGCCCATGGCCCCGCGCCTGGCCCTCACCCTTTCCCCCCTCACCGCCCCCCTGCCCGCCCTGGGGTTTCGCCTAGGGCAGAACCTGAAGGCCTCCTGGAGCGCCCTCCTTAACCGCCAAGACCTTTACGCCGAAAACCAGGCCCTGAAGGAGAAGCTGGCCCTTCTAGAAGGGGAAAATCGCCGCCTAGCCCTGGAGGTGGCCCGGCTGGAGCGGGCTCTGGCCGTGCGCAAGACCCAGGCCCCGGGGCTCATCGCCGTGGCCCCGGTGATCGGGGAGGACCTCTCGGGGCTTTACCGCCGCCTCCTCCTGGGCATGGGGGAGCGGGACGGCCTCCGGGTGGGGATGCCCGTGACCGCCCCCCAGGGCCTGGTGGGCCTCATCGTGGAGGTGGAGGAAAGGCGGGCTTTGGTGCGCACCCTGGTGGACCCGGAAAGCCTGATCGGGGTGCGGCCGGAAAAGGGCTTGGGCCGGGGAATCGCCCGGGGAGCGCCCCCCGATAGGCTCCTCGCCGAGTTCCCCCCTTCGGTGAGGGTGGCCCCGGGCGACCTCCTGGTCACCGGAGCCCCCCTAGGCCTCTTCCCGGACGGCATCCCCGTGGGCCGGGTGGAGCGGGTGGAAAAGGCCCTGGGCGGGCTCAAGCTGAGGGCCTGGGTCCGCCCCCTGGTGGACCTCTCCCTTCTGGAAGAGGTCATGGTGCTGAGGCCCCTATGA
- a CDS encoding HepT-like ribonuclease domain-containing protein has translation MSRSYRLFLRDMWEASEKILRYTRGLDFGGFVQNELVYDAVLRNLEVLGEAAKKVPEDVRNRYPWVEWRAIAGLRDVLAHAYFALDDATLWDIVAQKVPALAEALRQILEEEDA, from the coding sequence GTGTCGCGTAGTTATCGGCTTTTCCTGCGGGACATGTGGGAAGCCTCCGAGAAAATCCTGCGCTACACCCGAGGGTTAGACTTTGGCGGCTTTGTGCAGAACGAACTGGTCTATGACGCCGTACTTCGCAACCTGGAGGTTTTGGGCGAAGCCGCCAAGAAGGTGCCCGAGGACGTGCGGAACCGGTACCCTTGGGTAGAGTGGCGGGCCATCGCCGGGCTGAGGGACGTTTTGGCCCACGCCTACTTTGCCTTGGACGACGCTACCCTTTGGGATATCGTGGCCCAAAAGGTGCCTGCGCTTGCGGAAGCCCTTCGGCAGATTTTGGAGGAAGAGGATGCTTGA
- a CDS encoding prepilin-type N-terminal cleavage/methylation domain-containing protein has protein sequence MIPKGLTLVELVVVLAVLAVASGIMALNVRPFYNPLQDALSRTEGFVKQVRSKAMATTSAYRITLEGNRLKAAYASTCRSTSFTEDLALQVEIPPEVAVTFTPQGGVPCFNSRGLMVLLNASSHSGDPYYRFTDRQGRQATLRLFLGGGVVRQ, from the coding sequence ATGATACCAAAAGGCCTAACCTTGGTAGAGCTGGTGGTGGTCCTGGCCGTTCTAGCCGTTGCCTCCGGCATTATGGCCCTGAATGTCCGTCCCTTTTATAACCCCCTGCAGGATGCGCTTTCCCGAACCGAAGGATTCGTGAAGCAGGTACGCTCCAAGGCCATGGCCACTACCTCCGCATACCGCATCACCCTCGAGGGAAATCGGCTAAAAGCTGCCTACGCCTCCACCTGTCGGAGTACCTCCTTCACTGAGGATCTCGCGCTTCAGGTGGAAATCCCGCCTGAGGTCGCCGTGACCTTCACGCCCCAAGGGGGTGTGCCCTGCTTCAACAGCCGGGGTCTTATGGTCCTGCTGAACGCTAGCAGCCACTCCGGGGATCCGTACTACCGCTTCACCGACCGTCAAGGCAGACAGGCGACCCTAAGACTCTTCCTGGGAGGGGGGGTGGTACGGCAATGA